In Indioceanicola profundi, the genomic stretch GGCCGCCGCCCCCGATTTGCCCGACGGGTTCGAGGAGCGCTGGCGCGACGCCCTCCAGCTCCGCCATGTGGCGGCAGAGGAGGTGCGTCGGGCTTCCGAGATGCTGACGGTGCTGGAGCAGGCCGGGGCCGACCTCGGCGATCCCGGTCCCTGGCCGCTCCTGGCTGGGGAGATCGAGGCGCTGGTCACCGACCTTGGCGATTTCCGCACCAAGCTGGCGGACCATCCCAAGCTGGGCCGCGACATCGCTTTGGCGGAGGAACGCATTGCCGATCAGCTCCGCGAGCTGGGGCTGGAGGTGCGATCCGGCAGCGTGGAACCGATGCTGCCCGCCCGCCCCGTCATCGCCCGCATCCGCGAACATATCCAACTCCGCGCCCGCATCGACGCCCAAAGGGAAAGCGCGGAGAAGGAGTTGGCCGAGGCCGAGGAGGCCCTGCGGAGCAAGGAACAGGCGCTCCAGGCGTTGAGCAATCCGGCGGACCCAGCCATATCACGGGCAGCACTGGACCAGGCCGGCGATGCACGCGACCTGATCGTGCGGCTGAAGCAGGGCGAGCTGCGGCTGGAGGAGGCGCAACGCGACCTCGCCCTGGCACTGGACCAGCTGGGCCGCTGGGCCGGCACGGCGCAGGAGCTTGCGCGCGTGCCGGTGCCCAGCGCTGCCTTGGTGGCGGAGCATGAGCGGCAGGCGGAGGCGCGCGCCGCCGAACGCGCCCGCTGGATCGAGGAGACCGACAAGCTGGCAGCCGAGCTGCGCCGGGTAGAATCGGAGTTGGCCGGGCTGCAGGCAGCCGGCACGGTGCCGACGCCCGATGCCGTGCGTGCCGCCCGCGCCCGCCGGGACGAGGCCTGGGCGGGGCTGCGCCGCCTGCATGCGGAAGGGCTGCTGCCCAACCCTGCGCAGGATGCGGAGTTCGAGGCAGCCCTGCGCGAGGCGGACGAGCTGGCCGACCGCGTGGCGGTGGAAGCCAAGCGCATCGCGGACTTCGCCAAGCTCACCGCGGCCAGGGTGCAGGCGCAGGCGGATGCAGCCGAAGTGGCGCGGCGGCTCACCGATCTGGATCGGCAGTCGGCCGAGGCCAAGGCCGATTGGCAGGCGCTGTGGAGCGCCAGCGGCGTGCTGCCCGGCCGGCCGGGGGAAATGCGGGACTGGCTGGCCCGGCGCGACGAGGTGCTGCGCCGCCTGGATGTCGCCGGCCGTGCGGCTGCCTGGCTGGCGGAGGTGCGGGCGGAGGAGGAGGTCGTGCGCGGCCACCTGCTGCGCGCGGCGGAAGCGCTGGGGCTGGATTGGGCGGATGGGTTGGATACGGCCAGCTTGCGCGACCGGGTGCGCACCGCCTTCCAGGCCGCCGAACAGGTCTGGACGGACTTCCGCACCCTGCGGTCGGGGGCGGAGGAATGCCGCGCCGTTGTGGCCGCACGCAGGCGTGAGCTGGAGACGGTGCGCGCCAAGGTCGCCGCCTGGATGCGGGACTGGGCCGTGGACATGCCGCTGATCGGCCTGACCCAACAGGCCGGCCCCGGTGCGGCGGAAGCGGCGCTGGGCGTGTGGGAGCAGATCGGCAAGACGCTGGGCGATGTCGCCCAGCGGCGGCACCGGCGCGACGGCATCGCCAAGGACCTGGAAAGCTATCGTACCCGGCTGGCGCAGTTGCTGGACCGGCTGGGACCGGCGGCCGATGGCCTGGATCGTGCCGCCGACCCGTTGGAGCTGGTGCCGGCCCTGGCCCGGCGCAGGGCGGAGGCGCATACCGCCGCGACCCGGATTGAGGAGCATGCGCGCCAGCTTGCCCGCGCCCGCCAGACCCGGGAGGCCGCGCAGGACAAGCTCGCAGCGGAGGAGGCCGTCTTGGCCGCACTCCGCTCCGCCCACGATCTGGACTCCGATGCCGACGTCCCCGCTCTGGCCCGGCTGGCGCTGGAGCGCGCGCGGCTGGCAGCCCAGGCGGAAGAGGCGCGGCAGGACCTGATCGGCCATGGCGACGGTCTGGACGACCAGGAACTGCGGGCGGAGGTGCAGGAGATCGATCCGGACGATCTCGCCGCCGAAATGATGACGCTGGAGGAGGATTCTGCCCGGCTGCACGCCGCGCTTCAGGAGGCCGCAAGCGCGGTTACGGCTGCGCAGACGGAGCTGAAGGCGCTGGAGGCGCGGGACGGCATCCGCGGGGCAGCCCAGGATGCCGCCAACGCCGCCCGCACCATGGGGCAGCATGCGGCCACCTGGATACGGATGAAAGCCGCCTGCCACATCCTGTCCCGTGCCGTGGAGCGGTACCGCGCCGCCAACGAGCATCCCATGATCCGCCGCGCCAGCGCCCTGTTCGGCCTGATGGCGGGGACCGGCGATAATCCTGTGGTGCGGCTGTCAGTGGACTATGCCGATGCCGACCATCCGGTGGTGGTGGGCATCCGCCGGGATGAGAGCCATTGCCCCGTGGAGGGGATGAGCGAGGGAACCCGCGACCAGCTCTATCTCGCGCTCCGCATCGCGGCGGTGGAGCGGGCGATCGAAGCCGGGGAGCCGCTACCCTTCATCGCGGACGACCTCTTCATCACCTCGGACGAGCGGCGGACGGAGGCCGGCCTGCGGGCGCTGGCCGATCTGGGGCGGTCGACACAGGTGCTGCTGTTCACCCACCACGAATATGTGGCGGAGGCGGCGCGGCGCATCCTGCCGGCGGGTGCGGTCCGAATCCATAATCTGGCACAGGCGGAAGCGGAGCCGGTGCCGGCCTGAGCCGGCGCCGCTCCATTCCGGCGCGGGATCACTGGGGCGGGGCGCCCGGCGGCACGGCCCCGGTCTGGCCGTAGCGGCTTTCCGCGTCCGCCATCATCCGGCGGCCATCGCGGATCAGCTCCTCGCCCTCATCCACATTCTCGCGGCCATCTTCGAGTTGCTCCCGGCCCTTGGCGACCAGCTTCTCGCCCTCACGGACCTTCTCCGCACCTTGGGACCAGGTCTGGCCGATCTCCTCCAGCCCGGCGCCCTGGTTCTGGAGCCGCTCGCCAAAGGTGGGCGGATCGTCGCTGGCACAGGCGGACAGGGCCAGTCCCGCTGCAAGGATAGTGGATGCGGTGAACAGGCTCTTCATGCCTCAAGGTCCTCTTGTCTGGTCCAGATCATGTAATTCGCCGCCGGCTAGGAATATTCGCACTTTCTTATCTGCGAACAGGCCGGCCCGACTACGTAAGTGGTGCCAACAAGAAAGCCGTTGTTTTGCTCCAAAAAAAAGTCGCCGCGGCGGTTTTCACCCCGCCGCGGCGCATCGTTGGGGCAAGTTCCTCCCGGTTTAGACCGACAGGCCCTTGGACAGGGGCAGCACGGTCACGGTCTGCCCGTTCAGGGCGCGCATCGCATTTGCGACGGCGGGGCCGACAGGCGGAACGCCGGGCTCGCCGATGCCGCTGGGGTGGTTGTCGGAGGGGACGATATGCACTTCCACCACCGGCATGTCCTCGATCCGGAGCGGCGTGTAGCTGTCATAGTTGGTCTGGACCGGACGACCATCCTCCAAGGTGAGCTCCTCCCGCAGGATGGCGCCGAGGCCGAAGCCGACGCCGCCTTCCATCTGGGCGCGGATGATGTCGGGGTTGATGGCGATGCCGCAATCCACTGCCGCGACCACCTTGTGGACCTTGGGCAGACCGCCTTCCATGGAGATTTCGGCCACCTGGGCGACCACGCTGCCGAAGCTCTCATGCAGGGCAATGCCGCGGGCACGGCCCTCCGGCAGCTTGCCACCCCAGCCGGCCTTCTCCGCCGCCAGGTTCAGCACGGTCAGATGACGCGGATGGTCCTTCAGCAGACTACGGCGCAGCTCCACCGGGTCCTTTCCGGTCTCCGCCGCTACCATGTCCAGCATGGTTTCCATCACATAGGCGGTATGGGTGTGCCCGACGGAACGCCACCATAGCACCGGCACGCCGACCTCGGTTGCCGTGGCCTCGACCTTCATGGCCGGAATGGCGTAGCGGGTGTCGGACACTCCCTCCACCATGGTCTGGTCCACGCCGGGACCGGCGAAGGGCGTGCCGGCCATGATGGACTGGCCGACCACATGGTGGGTCCAGCCGGCGATGCCGCCATCCTTGTCCAGCCCGACCTTGACGGCATGCACCGTCAACGGACGGTAGCGCCCGCCGGTCATGTCGTCCTCGCGGGTCCACTGCACCTTGACCGGGGCCTTCCAGCCGATGGCCTTGGCCGTCTCCACCGCCTCGACGATGATGTCGGCGTCGAACACCGCGCGCCGGCCGAAACCGCCGCCGGTCTTCATGACATGCATCCGCACCTTGTCGGGGGAAAGACCCGCGACCTTGGCCGCGGCCTGCTGATAGACATCCGGGGCCTGATGCCCGCCCCAGACCTCCAGCACCCCGTCCTGCATGCGGGCGACGGCGTCCAGCGGCTCGATTGCGGCGTGGGCCAGATATGGGAACTCGAAGGTCGCGGTCAGGGTTTTGGCGGCCCCCTTCATTGCGGCGGCGGCATCGCCGCGCTCCACCGCCACCTGGGCGCCGGGCTTGGCCGCGATCTCCTTGTATCGCGCCATCAGCTCGGCGCTGCCGCGCTTCTCCGCCGCGGACAGGTCCCATTCCACCTTCAGTGCCTCGCGGCCCTGGATGGCGGCCCAGGTGTTCTTCGCCACGACGGCGACGCCGCGGGAGATCGGCACCACATCGACCACGCCGGCCACCTGCCGGGCGGCCTTGTCGTCGATGCTCTTCACCTTGCCGCCGAACAGCGGCGGGTGGGCCACCACGGCGGTGAGCTGGCCGGGCAGGCGCACATCGATGGTGAAATCCTGCTTGCCGGTGGATTTGGCGCGGCTGTCGAAGCGGCGAACCTGCTCGCTGCCGATCTGGGTCCACTGGTCGCGGGTCTTCAGCACCACGTCGGCCGGCATGGGCTGGCTGGCCGCCTCATCTGCGAAGTCGCCCAGCGTGACGCTCTTGCCCGAGGCGTGGACCAAGCGGCCCTTCTCCACGGTGATCTCGGAGGCCGGAACCTTCCAGGCCTCGGCGGCGGCGTTCACCAGCATGGTGCGCGCGATGGCGCCGGCCTGACGATAGCGGTCCCAGGACGACATCATGGCGGTCGAACCGCCGGTGAGCTGGAGGGCGCCGCCCATGGCCAGATTGCCATAGGTCTTCGGATCGCCTGCCGCACCTTCGATCTTCAACTGGGACCAGTCGGCGCCCAGCTCCTCCACCACCAGCGTGGCGACGCCGTGGAACACGCCCTGTCCCATATCCATGTGCGCGACCTTGACGGTCACGGTATTGTCCGGGGCGATGTTGATGTAGGAGCCGAACGGGTTGACCGGGGCGGGGGCCGGGGCAGCGCCCTCGGCCGCCAGTGAGGGCAGGGCATTCAGGCCGATGGTAAGGCCGGCGCCGGCTGCGGCGGCGCCCAGCAGGAAACCGCGGCGGCTGGGGCGGGCATCGGCGAGCGGGGCGGAGAGGTGACGGGCGTAGCGCATCATCGGGTGCATGGTCGTTCTCCCCTCAGGCCAGCTTGGTCGCGGCGGACTTGATGCCGGCGCGGATGCGCTGATAGGTGGCGCACCGGCACAGATTGCCGGACATCGCGGCGTCGATATCCTCGTCCGTGGGCTTCTTGTTTTCGGTCAGCAGCGCCACGGCGGACATCACCTGGCCGGACTGGCAGTAGCCGCACTGGGGCACATCCAGCTCCGTCCAGGCGGCCTGAACCGCCTCCGCCACCGGGCCGGCGACGCCCTCGATGGTGGTGACGGCGACACCCTCGGCGGCGGAAACCGGGGTGACGCAGGAGCGGGTCGGCACACCGTCCAGATGCACGGTGCAGGCGCCGCACTGGGCAGCGCCGCAGCCGAACTTCGTACCGGTCATCCCCAGCTCGTCGCGGATCGCCCAGAGCAGCGGCATCTCCGGATCGATGTCCAGGGTCCGCTCCTCACCGTTGATGGTCAGTTTCATGTCGCGCCTCCGCCAGAATGCAGGATCGAAAACGGCCGTCTGGAGCGGCCCCGATGCAGGAATAGAAGGTTCGGGCGGCAAAGCAAAGCACGCCCGTGCCGGGCCGGAATGGCCTGACCATGAATGTACAGCATGGCGCGTATGTGGCTGTGAGCGCCGTCACGGGCCGGGGCGGCGGAAGCTGGGCAGGATCAGCCCAGCTTCAGCACATTGCCGGCATTCGGGTCCAGCCACAGCCGGCCGGGACCGGGATTGCTGGTCGGGACGCCGAAGAACTCCACCCCGTTGCGGACGATGAGGCCGCTATCCGCAGCCACCCGCGGCGAGTGGCGGGAGGACTGCTCCTGCGCTTCATGGAAGCGGATGGTGTTCAGCTTGCCGCCATCGATGGCTGCGCCCAGCTCCGTCCGCGTTTTCCGGCTACCGCCCCACATGGCATAGCGGTCTACATGCAGGCAGCTTTCGATCAGGTTGTTCTCCACCTGCCCGCCGTCGGCGATGCGGAAGGCGGCGCACTCCTCCGACCGGTTCTTCTTGTCCTCGAACGCCTTGTCCACCGAGCCGACCCCGTTCGCAAGGCAACCGATGATCTGGTTCATGCGGGCATGTCCGCTGCCTACCCGGCGCCCACGGGTACGGGGATTCCAGATGCGGAACCCATCGCCCCAGGTATCCTGCACCTCGCATCCCAGGATGATGTTGCAGGTACCACCGATGCTCATCCCGTGGCCCAGCCGCTCCCCGGAATCGAAGCTCCATTCGCCGGTGAAATACGCCTTGCAGCCGATCAGCATCGTGTTCGACTGGCTCAGCAGGAAGCCCTCCCGCCCGGTGGCCGCGGCGATGCAGTTCATGACCCGGTTATCGAACCCCTCCACCAGGGCGAAGCCTTCGTACCGGGTATTGCTGACCATCGTGTTGATGATCCAGTTGTCGCCATATCCGCGCAGATGAACTCCCCGCCCGCGCACGGACTGGACAACCACATCGTCGATGACGCAACGGGGCACCAGATGCCCGTCGATGGAGGCGCTGGCGTACTCCTTCTCCTTACGTGAGTTGTGCCAGCGGATTCCGGCCACCTCGTCCGACCCGTCGGTCTGTCCGAAGATGTCGCCGTCCAGGGTCATGGACTGCACCCGGCAGTCGGCGAAGGCACCCTGCCTGTCGGCGTCCGCCCAGATGATGGAGCAGTTCTGGCGCGGTTGCAGCTTCAGCCGCGTCGCCTCCCGGCTTGCCCCGACCAGATGCACGCCGGTCTTCTGGTTCAGTCCGGGGGCGGAGAGCATGTAGGTGCCGGGCGGCAGGAACACGACGCCGCCCCGCTCATTCTCCGCCATCGCGTCGATGGCCATCTGGATGGCCGGGCGGTCGTCGCCGGTGCCGTCGCCGCGGGCCCCGTAGGGCGGTCGGGTGACGTCCACCCATTGGGCGCCGGCGCGGCCGGGGGAGGTACGGGCGGGCGCCTCCTGCTCCAGTGCGGCAGCGGCGCCTGCCGCGCCGAATGCCCCCAGTGCGCCCAGCCCTGCAAGCCCGGCCAGGTGACGCCGGGTCAGTCCTTCGGGTCCGCCGGAACTCATGCCATGCGGCTCCGCTCATGTGTCGACATGGGAACGGGCGGCCGGTCGCCCAGCCGCCCGGAACAGGGAAAACAGACCATCATCACTGCTCGTACGTCTCCAACTGCAACGGGCCGCCATCTGCGGGAACGCGCACCCGCTTGCCGGCCAGGGGGACGTCCAGGGTAAGGTCCTGCGCGGCTGTTTCGACAGGCGCAACAAAGGCGTAAATATTCAGGTGGGTGCTGGGCAGTTCGTGCATCGACGACTGGATGGGGATCGTCCGCAGCAGCTTGAAGTGATCCGTCTTCAGATATTCCAGGAAGTCCTTATGGATCGGAAGCCCGGTCCAGTCGTGGGATTCCGCCACGACCATCGAGACCTTGTTGCGGCTCAGCATCTCGCGGATATCCTCCCGCGACTGCGCGTGGACCTTGAGCCAGGTCGTCGCCTCAATGGCGGAAGAGGTAATCAGCTTGTCGCCACGCAGCACCACGGTCCGCCGCCGCGGATCGAACTGGCGGACGAAGTAGGTAAAATAGCCGTTGTTGTGGGCCTGGATCAGGACGGCGCGGCCGGGGTTGTTCTGCACCACATAGGCGGCCGCCTCGTCATAGCCGGAGCGGTAGGCCGGCACGGTCTGCAGGGTGCCGACGATATTCACGACCACGGCGACGCTCATCACCGCCACGCCGGCCGCGACCGCCCGCCGGTCACGCATGTAATGCAGCGGCAGGGCAGCCAGGACACAGAAGGCCGGCACCCAGAAGATGGCGTAGCGGGGCAGCTTCGGATCGTTGAGGGCGGTGAAGAAAAGATAGGTGGCCAGGATCAGCAGCCCGAAGAAGACCACCCGCCGGTCGCGCCGGATCACTGCCCAAGCCGCGCCCACGGCGCTCAGCAGCAGTACCGGCCAGGTGAGCTGATCCTGCACCAGGAAGCGCAGATAGACTTCCAGATTGTCGATGTGCCAGCGGGGAAGCTGCTCTCCGCGCGGATTGTCGCCCACCGACTGGGCGATGTTCAGGTCGCCGAGCCAGATCGTCATCACCGCCAGGGGGATGACCAGAACCGTGCAGAGCGCGGCGGCGGCCCAGACCGTGCGGTTGGCCAGAACCTGCCGCGGCCCCCAGGCCCACAGGATATACGGCACGAACCACAGCACGGCGAAGGCGGCCGTCTGCTTGGTCCACATGGCAATGGCGAACAGAACTGCCGCAAGATAGGCGTCGCGCGGGCGCCGGCTGTCCACATAGCCGTGGAACGCCCATGCCGTCAGCAGCAGCATGGACATGGTCGGCACTTCGCCCATCGTGTACCAGGACCACTGGGCGATGAAGGGAAGCGACACCAGCATGGCCGCCGCGGCGCTGGCCGTCAGCGGGTCGAAGATGCGGGACACCATTCGGGTCCACGCCGCCACCCCCAGCATAGCCAGAGCAACGACGGCCAGCCGGGCGGTCACCATGCTGACGCCGCCGAACGCGAAGAACAGCGCCTCCACCGCCGGGAAGAAGGGCGGCCGATAGCCGATGCTGAGGGCCGGATACTGGGCGTAGTAGCCCAGCGCCCACTCCAGTAGGTTCGACAGCGGCAGGGTGCGGACCAGATCGTAGATGAAGACCCCGTCCATCAGGATGCGGTCGGCATCCGGGAAGCCGAGGCTGGGATCATCGATCCGGCGCGTGAACAGGACGGCCAAAAGCACCAGCGGCAGGATCAGAAGGATCGTCGATCCCGACCGGGCCCATCCGCGGCGACCGGCAACCTGCGATCCCGGTGCTGCAATGACGCTGGCATCGGCGGAGGGCGGCATGCGTCGTCCTTTCCTTGGCTTTTGAAGGCATGGACTGGGGGGACACGCGCATTCCCGGCGCATGGCCAGCGCCGCCGGCCCTGTGGGTTCCTCACCGGATGAAATCGGAATGCGGTCCCGGCGGCATCCTTGCCCCGGTCCGGCAGCTTCCGCGACTACGCAGGGGTGGACCGGCCGCACTCAGCAGGGCTAGTCAAGCGACACGCTTGCGGAGCATGAGAGCAGGAGAAGCGGAGATTTTGCACCGCAGCATTAAGCCGCGCGGAGGATGTATGCGCCATTTTCGCAAACATCCAACGTGTATGCATGTACTATTGAACCCGCTTAGTCATGTCGGGTTCCCGGTTATGTACACAGGAACCCGCATTCTGTGACAATACCGTTCCAACTTATTTACAGGGTGGAAGGTCCGCTAAATGCTTAACGGCGCAGCCGTTCCACGTTGGTGACGGAGATGGTCGTGCCTTGCATACAGGTGCTGGCCTGCGCCTCCCGGCCATACACCCGGACACGATCGCCCGGCCCGATAGGCCCCAGATCGGCCCCCGTCAGGGTATAGAGCCGGCCATCGTCGCCACGCATGGCCGGGCACTCCACTCCCTCGCGGGTCAAGGTGCCGACGATCCCGGCGGAATCCGACATTCCGCCGCCCTGGGCCACCTCCACAGGGCTCGACGTCGCCACTATGCCCTGCTCCGGCACCTGGATGGCGAAAAGGAAATCCGGATAGTCGCCCGAGATGCGCGGCATCTGCACCTCCGCCCGCACGCGCCCGGCCTCGTCGGTGCGGGCCGGCAGAAGGGGAAGATAGTCGGATTGCGGCGGCCCAGCGGCGATCATCACGTCCGCACCGGCCGGAAATCCCTCGCCATTGATGGTGACCACCTCGCCCGGCGCGGCGCGGCGCGGGGAAACATCCACCAGCGGCCCCATCGCCACTTCCAGCCGCTGGCAGCAGCCAGCCACCGGTTCCGCCCCGGCTCCGATCAGAAGCAGGTCATAGGTGTCGTCGCTGTCCGACATGCCGTCGCCGCACCTGCCCTCCTGCACCACCGCATAGGCGTCCGCCGCACCGGTGCGGTCCTCCAGCGGCACCACCCAATGGCCACTGCGGTTGGCTACGTTCTGCGGAGTGGCGGTTTGCAAGATTCGGTCATCCTGGCCGGGGCCGGACAGCCGGGCATCTTCCGCGGTCAACTCCATGGACCAGAAGGGCTCCGTCCCGGTGCACTGAAGGGGCGGCAGCCCCTCCGGTTCCGACCAGCTCCGCTGTGGGCCTGACTGGCGCGGGTCGCCCTGGCCCGGCGGGGGCTTCCATCCCTCCCAGGAGATTGGCGGCCCGCTCTGCGCCATGGCAGGAAAAGTCATCGCCAGGATGATCCAGGCGGCTGGCAGGATTGTCAGGCGGAAGGAATTCATGGCGGACCTCCAGTACCGGTATGAGCCGATATGGTCCAAACCAGCAATGCCGGCCGGGCGTTCCTCCTTTGCGCGGCGGCAAAGGGCGTGGCGGACGGCACGGAAACCGCCGGTCACCTCTTCATACCGGGGTACTCCCGCCGCGATGAACGGGCCTTATCCGGGTGGTGCTATATCAGGTACTTCGAACATAGCTGGACCGAGATGGCCATGCCTCAGACGTCTTCCGGACATGACCCGGACGGAGCTGCCGAGCTGACGCCGGAGCGGGACAGGCTCGACGCGCTGGACCGGCTTCGGGTTCTGGATACGCCGCCGGAAGAGGCCTTCGACCGCGTCACCCGGCTTGCCGCCCGGCTTCTGGACGCGCCGATTTCGCTGGTCAGCCTGGTGGATGAGCAGCGCCAGTGGTTCAAGTCGAATTACGGATTGTCGGTCTGCCAGACCGACCGGGATATCGCCTTCTGCGCCTATACGATCCGCAGATCCGAACCGTTCGTGGTCGAGGACACCTGGGCCGATCCGCGTTTCCGCTCAAACCCGCTGGTGACCGGCGATACCAATATCCGCTTCTATGCCGGAGCGCCGCTGCTGACCGCAGGCGGGCACGCGGTCGGCACGCTCTGCATTCTGGACCATGTCCCCCATCCG encodes the following:
- a CDS encoding xanthine dehydrogenase family protein molybdopterin-binding subunit produces the protein MMRYARHLSAPLADARPSRRGFLLGAAAAGAGLTIGLNALPSLAAEGAAPAPAPVNPFGSYINIAPDNTVTVKVAHMDMGQGVFHGVATLVVEELGADWSQLKIEGAAGDPKTYGNLAMGGALQLTGGSTAMMSSWDRYRQAGAIARTMLVNAAAEAWKVPASEITVEKGRLVHASGKSVTLGDFADEAASQPMPADVVLKTRDQWTQIGSEQVRRFDSRAKSTGKQDFTIDVRLPGQLTAVVAHPPLFGGKVKSIDDKAARQVAGVVDVVPISRGVAVVAKNTWAAIQGREALKVEWDLSAAEKRGSAELMARYKEIAAKPGAQVAVERGDAAAAMKGAAKTLTATFEFPYLAHAAIEPLDAVARMQDGVLEVWGGHQAPDVYQQAAAKVAGLSPDKVRMHVMKTGGGFGRRAVFDADIIVEAVETAKAIGWKAPVKVQWTREDDMTGGRYRPLTVHAVKVGLDKDGGIAGWTHHVVGQSIMAGTPFAGPGVDQTMVEGVSDTRYAIPAMKVEATATEVGVPVLWWRSVGHTHTAYVMETMLDMVAAETGKDPVELRRSLLKDHPRHLTVLNLAAEKAGWGGKLPEGRARGIALHESFGSVVAQVAEISMEGGLPKVHKVVAAVDCGIAINPDIIRAQMEGGVGFGLGAILREELTLEDGRPVQTNYDSYTPLRIEDMPVVEVHIVPSDNHPSGIGEPGVPPVGPAVANAMRALNGQTVTVLPLSKGLSV
- a CDS encoding YhaN family protein produces the protein MKFDRLELERFGIFDGHALDLSDGEVRLHVVHAPNEGGKSTALAAICDLLFGIPARTPYNFKHSYDRLRLGAAITNTAGEKLSFKRRKGTANTLLTPDEAALPDSVLARFLGGIDREGFERMFALDHLRLRKGGDAMLAAGGDLARSLFEAGSGLAGLAGIVAGLEKEADAIGALDQRRSAAKPYWAAEGAWTEAQERIRKQALKAEEWAAASGAVQAAEERRQALNGELAALNRRRSKLERIRRIQPILRRLDDAATALAALAAAPDLPDGFEERWRDALQLRHVAAEEVRRASEMLTVLEQAGADLGDPGPWPLLAGEIEALVTDLGDFRTKLADHPKLGRDIALAEERIADQLRELGLEVRSGSVEPMLPARPVIARIREHIQLRARIDAQRESAEKELAEAEEALRSKEQALQALSNPADPAISRAALDQAGDARDLIVRLKQGELRLEEAQRDLALALDQLGRWAGTAQELARVPVPSAALVAEHERQAEARAAERARWIEETDKLAAELRRVESELAGLQAAGTVPTPDAVRAARARRDEAWAGLRRLHAEGLLPNPAQDAEFEAALREADELADRVAVEAKRIADFAKLTAARVQAQADAAEVARRLTDLDRQSAEAKADWQALWSASGVLPGRPGEMRDWLARRDEVLRRLDVAGRAAAWLAEVRAEEEVVRGHLLRAAEALGLDWADGLDTASLRDRVRTAFQAAEQVWTDFRTLRSGAEECRAVVAARRRELETVRAKVAAWMRDWAVDMPLIGLTQQAGPGAAEAALGVWEQIGKTLGDVAQRRHRRDGIAKDLESYRTRLAQLLDRLGPAADGLDRAADPLELVPALARRRAEAHTAATRIEEHARQLARARQTREAAQDKLAAEEAVLAALRSAHDLDSDADVPALARLALERARLAAQAEEARQDLIGHGDGLDDQELRAEVQEIDPDDLAAEMMTLEEDSARLHAALQEAASAVTAAQTELKALEARDGIRGAAQDAANAARTMGQHAATWIRMKAACHILSRAVERYRAANEHPMIRRASALFGLMAGTGDNPVVRLSVDYADADHPVVVGIRRDESHCPVEGMSEGTRDQLYLALRIAAVERAIEAGEPLPFIADDLFITSDERRTEAGLRALADLGRSTQVLLFTHHEYVAEAARRILPAGAVRIHNLAQAEAEPVPA
- a CDS encoding methyl-accepting chemotaxis domain-containing protein, with protein sequence MKSLFTASTILAAGLALSACASDDPPTFGERLQNQGAGLEEIGQTWSQGAEKVREGEKLVAKGREQLEDGRENVDEGEELIRDGRRMMADAESRYGQTGAVPPGAPPQ
- a CDS encoding ArnT family glycosyltransferase; this encodes MPPSADASVIAAPGSQVAGRRGWARSGSTILLILPLVLLAVLFTRRIDDPSLGFPDADRILMDGVFIYDLVRTLPLSNLLEWALGYYAQYPALSIGYRPPFFPAVEALFFAFGGVSMVTARLAVVALAMLGVAAWTRMVSRIFDPLTASAAAAMLVSLPFIAQWSWYTMGEVPTMSMLLLTAWAFHGYVDSRRPRDAYLAAVLFAIAMWTKQTAAFAVLWFVPYILWAWGPRQVLANRTVWAAAALCTVLVIPLAVMTIWLGDLNIAQSVGDNPRGEQLPRWHIDNLEVYLRFLVQDQLTWPVLLLSAVGAAWAVIRRDRRVVFFGLLILATYLFFTALNDPKLPRYAIFWVPAFCVLAALPLHYMRDRRAVAAGVAVMSVAVVVNIVGTLQTVPAYRSGYDEAAAYVVQNNPGRAVLIQAHNNGYFTYFVRQFDPRRRTVVLRGDKLITSSAIEATTWLKVHAQSREDIREMLSRNKVSMVVAESHDWTGLPIHKDFLEYLKTDHFKLLRTIPIQSSMHELPSTHLNIYAFVAPVETAAQDLTLDVPLAGKRVRVPADGGPLQLETYEQ
- a CDS encoding right-handed parallel beta-helix repeat-containing protein, with translation MSSGGPEGLTRRHLAGLAGLGALGAFGAAGAAAALEQEAPARTSPGRAGAQWVDVTRPPYGARGDGTGDDRPAIQMAIDAMAENERGGVVFLPPGTYMLSAPGLNQKTGVHLVGASREATRLKLQPRQNCSIIWADADRQGAFADCRVQSMTLDGDIFGQTDGSDEVAGIRWHNSRKEKEYASASIDGHLVPRCVIDDVVVQSVRGRGVHLRGYGDNWIINTMVSNTRYEGFALVEGFDNRVMNCIAAATGREGFLLSQSNTMLIGCKAYFTGEWSFDSGERLGHGMSIGGTCNIILGCEVQDTWGDGFRIWNPRTRGRRVGSGHARMNQIIGCLANGVGSVDKAFEDKKNRSEECAAFRIADGGQVENNLIESCLHVDRYAMWGGSRKTRTELGAAIDGGKLNTIRFHEAQEQSSRHSPRVAADSGLIVRNGVEFFGVPTSNPGPGRLWLDPNAGNVLKLG
- a CDS encoding (2Fe-2S)-binding protein, which encodes MKLTINGEERTLDIDPEMPLLWAIRDELGMTGTKFGCGAAQCGACTVHLDGVPTRSCVTPVSAAEGVAVTTIEGVAGPVAEAVQAAWTELDVPQCGYCQSGQVMSAVALLTENKKPTDEDIDAAMSGNLCRCATYQRIRAGIKSAATKLA
- a CDS encoding DUF5818 domain-containing protein; protein product: MNSFRLTILPAAWIILAMTFPAMAQSGPPISWEGWKPPPGQGDPRQSGPQRSWSEPEGLPPLQCTGTEPFWSMELTAEDARLSGPGQDDRILQTATPQNVANRSGHWVVPLEDRTGAADAYAVVQEGRCGDGMSDSDDTYDLLLIGAGAEPVAGCCQRLEVAMGPLVDVSPRRAAPGEVVTINGEGFPAGADVMIAAGPPQSDYLPLLPARTDEAGRVRAEVQMPRISGDYPDFLFAIQVPEQGIVATSSPVEVAQGGGMSDSAGIVGTLTREGVECPAMRGDDGRLYTLTGADLGPIGPGDRVRVYGREAQASTCMQGTTISVTNVERLRR